CGGCACTACATGGCCGAGATCCTCTCCTGGCGCCCGGGCGCCGCCGCCGCGCCGCCCGCTCCGCCCGCCGAGGCCGCACCGCCCACCGAAGCCGCTCCGCCCGCCGAGGCCGCCCGGTACGCCGAGGCCGCCGACACCACGGAGTCGGGGGAGTTCGCCCCGCCCGCGGAGCAGCCGTGGGACCGGCAGACGCTGGAGGCCGCCGAGGCGCAGCCGCCGCTGGAGGAGCCGTGGATCGCCGCCGGCCCGCCGGTGGAGCCCGTCGAGGAGCCGCGCGCGGAGGAGGAGCCGTGGCGCGCGCCCGCCCCGGAGTCCGCCGCGGAAGAGGAGGAGCCCTGGGCCGCCGCGCCGGTGGGCGACGGCTCGCCCGCGCTCGGCGCCGCGGACGAGGCGGCGGAAGGGGGGGAGGAAGACCTGCCCTGGATCGTGCCCGAGCCCGCGGCGCCGGAGCGGCCGGAGGGCTTCGAGGCGATGGACCACGGGCGTCCGGCCGGGCCGCCCCCGCTCGAAGGCCCGCGCGAAGACGAGCTGATGCCGTGGGAGACGCCGTTCGAGCTGGCGGGCGAGGCCGCGCAGGCGCCCACCACCGAGCGCCCGGCGCCGCGCGACGAGCCCACGGCGCAGGAGGCGGGCGGGTTCTCGTTCGAGGACTTCTTCGCCGAGCGCCCGGCCGCGGAGGCCTCCGCGCGTCCCCCGCAGCCGGTGACCCTGCCGGAGCCGCCCGCGCCCCCGGCCGCCGCCGCGCCGCCGCCCCCGCCGGCGCCCGCCGCCGAGGAGGACGAGGACCTGGAGAGCTTCCAGGCGTGGCTGCAGAGCCTGAAGCGGTGAGGATCGCGGCCGTCCACGGCCCGAACCTGAACCTGCTGGGCGCGCGCGAGCCCGAGGTGTACGGGCGGGCCACGCTGGCGGACGTGAGCGCCGCGCTGGCCGAGCTCGCCGCCGAGCTGGGCGCCGAGGTAGAGTCCTTCCAGTCGAACCACGAGGGGGCGCTGGTGGACTTCGTGCAGGAGGCCGCCGCCCGCGTGGACGGCTTCCTGGTGAACGCGGGCGCGTACACCCACACCAGCATCGCCCTGCGCGACGCGCTGGCGGGAGTGGCGCGCCCGTACGTGGAGGTGCATCTTAGCAACGTCTTCGCCCGGGAGCGCTTCCGCCGCCGCTCGTTCCTCGCGGAGGGCGCGGTGGGGGTGGTCTCGGGCTTCGGGCTGGAGAGCTACCTGCTGGGGCTCAGGGGGCTGGTGGGGTATCTGAGGGAGAAGGGAAGTGCTGGGTCCTGAGTGCTGAGTGCTTAGTGTTTTAGTCCTTAGTCCTTAGTGCTTCTGGCTCCACGGATGTCATCCCGAGGGAGGCGCCGCGCGGGACCGGCGTCGGCGCGGGAGCCTGGCGCCGACCGAACGATCTACTTCGCCGGCGGGCGAGGCCGGTCGGTGCGACGCGAGCCTCGCGCGGCGGTGAGTAGATTCTTCGGTCGCCCGCAGGCGATGGAGAAGACGCGGGATCGGCGCACGGGCTCCCTCAGAATGACAGAGCTGGGGGGCGCCGGCGGGACGCAGCACTAAAACACTAAGGACTAAGGACTAAGCACTAAGGACTTAGCACTTAGGACTTCGCACCTAGCACTTCGCACTTTCAGTCCAGGAGTTCGCGTGGCGACGACGGCCGACTTCCGCAACGGGATGACGTTGAGCATCGACGGGACGCTGTTCACGCTCCTCTGGTTCCAGCACCACAAGCCCGGCAAGGGGAACACCGTGGTGCGCTCGCGCCTGAAGAACGTGCTCACCGGCTCCGTGCTGGAGAAGACCTGGCGAGCCGGCGAGCGCATCGACGAGGTGCGCCTGGAGCACCGCCCGGTGACCTACACCTACCACGACGGGCACCTCTACCACTTCATGGACGCCCAGACGTACGAAGACGTGCCGATCCCCGAGGAGGTGATCGGCGAGGACCAGCTCAAGTACCTCAAGGAAGGCATGGAGTGCGAGGGGCTGGTGCACAACGAGAAGGTGATCTCGGTCGAGCTCCCCTACTTCGTCACCCTGCAGATCGTGGAGACCGACCCCGGCGTGCGCGGCGACACCGCCACGGGGGGGACCAAGCCCGCCAAGCTGGAGACCGGGGCCGTGGTGCAGGTCCCGCTCTTCCTCAACGAGGGCGACGTGATCCGCGTCGACCGGCGCGAGGACAAGTACATCGAGCGCGCGAACAAATGATCGACCTCGAATTCCTGCGCGGGCTGATCGGCGCCGTGGACGAAAGCGGGATCGACTCGCTCGAGATCTCCCGCGGCGGAACGCGCATCCGCATCTCCAAGACGCCGCCGCCGGCCCCCGTCGCCGCCGCCGCCCCGGCCGCCGCGCCCGCCGCCCCGTCCGCCGCCGCCACCCCCGTATCCGCCACCGCCGCCGTAGCCGCCGCCACCAGCGCCGACGCCG
This genomic stretch from Longimicrobium sp. harbors:
- the efp gene encoding elongation factor P, whose protein sequence is MATTADFRNGMTLSIDGTLFTLLWFQHHKPGKGNTVVRSRLKNVLTGSVLEKTWRAGERIDEVRLEHRPVTYTYHDGHLYHFMDAQTYEDVPIPEEVIGEDQLKYLKEGMECEGLVHNEKVISVELPYFVTLQIVETDPGVRGDTATGGTKPAKLETGAVVQVPLFLNEGDVIRVDRREDKYIERANK
- the aroQ gene encoding type II 3-dehydroquinate dehydratase gives rise to the protein MRIAAVHGPNLNLLGAREPEVYGRATLADVSAALAELAAELGAEVESFQSNHEGALVDFVQEAAARVDGFLVNAGAYTHTSIALRDALAGVARPYVEVHLSNVFARERFRRRSFLAEGAVGVVSGFGLESYLLGLRGLVGYLREKGSAGS